Proteins from a single region of bacterium:
- the cysS gene encoding cysteine--tRNA ligase yields MALRIYNTMTQQKEEFSPLEPGRVRIYVCGVTVYDRCHVGHARSQVVFDTVVRYLRHKGFQVDYARNFTDVDDKIINRANEQGRPWHELVADNIDAFYADMDPLGIARPTFEPRATDHIPQMIALIEKLVAARLAYPLEGDVYYSARKFPGYGKLSKKNLDDLIAGERVDVDERKQHPADFALWKASKPGEPSWPSPWGPGRPGWHIECSAMSAHLLGQPFDIHGGGRDLMFPHHENEIAQTEGATGQALAKVWMHNGFVQFNHEKMAKSTGNFFTIRTVLDNYAAETLRYFLLSAHYRSPLDYSEQIVLEAQAGVDRLYAAYDALVREAGDASLDEGALNARQTELLGEVREARAAFFVAMDDDFNTAKATGHMFEIARAVNAVTSDANAGAAPGRAMLMTELGRVFREMNDVLGICLSAPADYFTARSGRALKKRNLSADGIEAKIKARADARAARDFARADAIRDELAEAGIIIKDSPSGTTWTVK; encoded by the coding sequence ATGGCCCTTCGGATTTACAACACGATGACGCAGCAGAAGGAGGAGTTCTCCCCCCTCGAGCCGGGGCGCGTGCGGATCTACGTCTGCGGCGTCACGGTATACGACCGCTGCCACGTTGGTCACGCTCGCAGCCAGGTCGTGTTCGACACCGTCGTGCGCTACCTGCGTCATAAGGGGTTTCAGGTCGATTACGCGCGCAACTTCACGGACGTCGACGACAAGATCATCAATCGCGCGAACGAGCAGGGGCGGCCGTGGCATGAGCTCGTCGCCGATAATATCGACGCGTTTTACGCGGACATGGATCCCCTTGGCATCGCCCGGCCGACGTTCGAGCCGCGCGCGACCGACCACATCCCGCAGATGATCGCGCTCATCGAAAAGCTCGTCGCCGCGCGTCTCGCGTATCCTCTCGAGGGCGATGTCTATTACAGCGCGCGCAAGTTCCCGGGTTACGGCAAGCTGTCCAAGAAGAATCTCGACGACCTGATCGCCGGCGAGCGCGTGGACGTCGACGAACGCAAGCAGCATCCCGCGGATTTCGCGCTCTGGAAGGCGAGCAAACCCGGCGAGCCGAGTTGGCCGTCGCCCTGGGGGCCGGGGCGGCCAGGCTGGCACATCGAGTGCTCCGCGATGAGCGCGCATCTTCTGGGCCAGCCTTTCGACATCCACGGGGGCGGGCGCGACCTGATGTTTCCGCATCACGAAAACGAGATCGCGCAAACCGAGGGCGCGACCGGCCAGGCGCTCGCGAAGGTCTGGATGCACAACGGTTTCGTGCAGTTCAACCACGAGAAGATGGCCAAATCGACGGGCAACTTCTTCACGATCCGCACGGTGCTCGACAACTACGCCGCGGAAACGCTGCGTTATTTCCTTTTGTCCGCACACTACCGCAGCCCGCTCGACTACAGCGAACAGATCGTCCTTGAGGCGCAGGCCGGCGTGGATCGTCTGTATGCCGCGTACGACGCGCTCGTGCGCGAGGCCGGCGACGCGTCGCTCGACGAAGGCGCGCTGAACGCAAGGCAAACCGAACTGCTTGGCGAGGTCCGCGAGGCGCGCGCGGCGTTTTTCGTGGCGATGGACGACGACTTCAACACCGCGAAGGCCACCGGGCACATGTTTGAAATCGCCCGCGCAGTGAACGCGGTGACATCCGACGCGAACGCGGGCGCCGCGCCCGGCCGCGCGATGCTGATGACAGAGCTTGGCCGCGTCTTCCGCGAGATGAATGACGTCCTTGGCATCTGCCTGTCCGCGCCGGCGGACTACTTCACCGCTCGCTCCGGGCGGGCGCTGAAAAAGCGGAATCTGTCCGCGGACGGCATCGAGGCGAAGATCAAGGCGCGCGCGGACGCACGTGCGGCGCGCGATTTCGCCAGGGCCGACGCCATCCGCGACGAGCTCGCCGAGGCGGGGATCATCATCAAGGACTCGCCGTCGGGCACGACCTGGACGGTGAAGTGA
- a CDS encoding helix-turn-helix domain-containing protein has product MDIKPIRNERDHRKALKRIEEIMDAQPGTPEFDELDVLATLVDAFETGHFPIDAPDPVEAIRFRMEQMGLTRKELEPFIGSRGRVSEVLSGRRPMSLAMIRKLHRGLGIPADVLISEYRD; this is encoded by the coding sequence ATGGATATCAAGCCGATTCGAAACGAGCGCGATCATCGCAAGGCGTTGAAGCGTATCGAAGAAATCATGGACGCCCAGCCCGGTACGCCCGAATTTGACGAACTCGACGTTTTGGCAACGTTGGTCGATGCCTTTGAAACCGGACATTTCCCGATTGACGCGCCCGATCCCGTCGAAGCGATCCGGTTTCGGATGGAGCAGATGGGGCTGACGCGCAAGGAATTGGAGCCTTTCATCGGCTCGCGCGGACGCGTTTCCGAGGTGCTAAGCGGGCGCCGTCCGATGAGCCTGGCGATGATTCGTAAGCTGCACCGCGGTCTCGGGATTCCCGCGGATGTCCTGATTTCGGAATACCGCGATTAA
- the nth gene encoding endonuclease III — translation MNPSAPPAERKKHARAIWRLLAREYPDVKCALNYRTPMQLLVATILSAQCTDARVNMVTPALFAKYPDAKSFAKAKPEELEAAIRSTGFYKNKARSIMGAAAAILNRHDGQVPVTMEDLVKLPGVGRKTANVVLGNAFNTPGITVDTHMQRVSKRIGLTDETDPVKIEFDLNELIPRADWTHFSHAIIHHGQRICDARKPRCVDCVVRKYCRAFATGDLPRGAVTERLSAR, via the coding sequence ATGAACCCATCCGCCCCGCCCGCCGAGCGCAAAAAACACGCGCGCGCCATCTGGCGGCTGCTCGCGCGCGAGTATCCCGACGTCAAATGCGCGCTCAACTATCGAACGCCGATGCAGCTTCTCGTCGCGACGATCCTGTCCGCGCAGTGCACCGACGCGCGCGTTAACATGGTCACGCCCGCGTTGTTCGCGAAATATCCGGACGCGAAGTCGTTCGCGAAGGCGAAGCCCGAGGAGCTTGAGGCCGCGATCCGGTCGACCGGCTTTTACAAGAACAAGGCGCGCTCGATCATGGGCGCGGCGGCGGCGATCCTGAACAGGCACGACGGCCAGGTTCCCGTGACGATGGAGGATCTCGTCAAGCTGCCCGGCGTGGGGCGAAAGACCGCGAACGTCGTGCTTGGCAACGCCTTCAACACCCCGGGCATCACCGTCGATACGCACATGCAGCGCGTATCAAAACGCATCGGGCTCACGGACGAAACCGATCCGGTGAAGATCGAGTTTGACTTGAACGAATTGATTCCGCGCGCCGACTGGACGCACTTCTCGCACGCGATCATCCACCACGGCCAACGCATCTGCGACGCGCGCAAGCCGCGGTGCGTGGATTGCGTGGTCCGAAAATACTGCCGCGCTTTCGCCACGGGCGACCTGCCGCGCGGGGCGGTGACGGAAAGGCTTTCCGCGCGTTAA
- a CDS encoding EI24 domain-containing protein: protein MSGALAGLKAPLAGIRFLRTHPNLLRWYGIPVLINTVVYVAGGWVFFAKLPDILGWVFENPDAWWERILYYALGVVIGAIFGLILLFTFTAVGLVIAGPFLEVLSEKIDAERLGTPAPDGLSFLADIPRIVGTQIRFLLMFLFVQAVCIVIYFIPVLGQIVGAPLQLFVTAYFFAWEFWDIPLERRKLDFRAKRNFVSANLGAALAFGAVISLYMFVPLLNFIMMPASVAGATILVGDIVMQNPALAAPSKA from the coding sequence ATGAGCGGGGCGCTCGCCGGTCTCAAGGCGCCGCTTGCCGGCATCCGCTTCCTGCGGACGCATCCCAACCTGCTGCGTTGGTACGGCATACCGGTTTTGATCAATACCGTCGTGTACGTCGCGGGCGGATGGGTCTTCTTCGCGAAGCTGCCGGATATTCTCGGCTGGGTGTTTGAAAACCCCGACGCGTGGTGGGAACGGATTCTCTACTACGCGCTCGGCGTCGTGATCGGCGCGATCTTCGGGCTCATTCTGCTGTTCACTTTTACCGCGGTCGGCCTTGTGATCGCCGGGCCATTTCTAGAAGTGCTGAGCGAAAAAATCGACGCCGAGCGCTTGGGCACGCCCGCGCCGGACGGCTTGTCGTTTCTCGCGGACATACCGCGCATCGTCGGCACGCAGATTCGCTTTCTGTTGATGTTTCTGTTCGTGCAGGCGGTGTGCATCGTCATCTATTTCATCCCGGTCCTGGGGCAGATCGTCGGCGCGCCATTGCAGCTTTTCGTCACGGCGTATTTTTTCGCGTGGGAGTTCTGGGACATTCCGCTCGAACGACGCAAGCTCGACTTTCGCGCGAAGCGAAATTTCGTGTCCGCGAATCTCGGCGCGGCGCTCGCGTTTGGCGCCGTGATCTCGCTCTACATGTTCGTGCCGCTTTTGAATTTCATCATGATGCCCGCGTCCGTCGCCGGGGCGACGATCCTTGTCGGCGATATCGTGATGCAGAATCCCGCGCTGGCCGCGCCGTCGAAGGCGTGA